In Thalassotalea fonticola, a single genomic region encodes these proteins:
- a CDS encoding YggS family pyridoxal phosphate-dependent enzyme — protein sequence MTNIADNLKAIHQDIINACNNANRSSATVSLLAVSKTKPISLIQQAYDAGQRHFGENYVQETVDKVQQLAHLTDITWHFIGPIQSNKTRLIAENVAWVHSIDRLKTAKRLNEQRDSNIIPLNVCLQVNISGEESKSGATIDEIAELAEFINNCANLTLRGLMAIPAKGNDETTRQSFRKMQTLFNQLQHQYPSVDTLSMGMSNDMNIAIDCGSSMIRVGTAIFGARD from the coding sequence ATGACCAATATCGCAGACAATCTCAAAGCAATACACCAAGATATTATTAACGCCTGCAATAATGCCAATCGCTCATCTGCTACTGTGAGCTTGTTGGCTGTAAGTAAAACGAAACCTATAAGTTTAATTCAACAGGCGTATGATGCCGGACAACGCCATTTTGGTGAGAATTACGTGCAAGAGACCGTTGATAAAGTACAACAGCTTGCCCATTTAACTGATATCACCTGGCATTTTATCGGTCCGATTCAGAGCAATAAAACCCGACTCATTGCTGAAAATGTTGCTTGGGTCCATTCAATAGACCGGTTAAAAACAGCAAAACGCCTTAATGAACAACGTGATAGTAACATTATCCCGTTAAACGTTTGTTTACAAGTGAATATTAGTGGTGAAGAAAGTAAATCAGGAGCAACAATTGATGAAATTGCAGAGTTAGCTGAATTTATCAACAATTGTGCAAATTTAACCCTGCGCGGTTTAATGGCGATACCGGCAAAAGGCAACGATGAAACAACAAGACAAAGCTTTCGCAAAATGCAGACCTTGTTTAATCAATTACAGCACCAATATCCTAGTGTAGATACATTGTCGATGGGTATGAGCAATGATATGAATATAGCCATCGATTGTGGCAGTAGTATGATACGTGTCGGCACTGCGATATTTGGTGCTAGGGATTAG
- the proC gene encoding pyrroline-5-carboxylate reductase, which translates to MKKVAFIGAGNMNSSILVGMVNQGFNANDIMVSNPSAPKREALAQQYGVQQSEDNIVAANFADVIVLGVKPHFIRQVCREIAAQVDISNKCFISVAAGISLAQMQSELGDSTAIIRCMPNTPSQLGIGMTGVFANSAIKADDEAFTNSLLNGIGKVLWLQSEAEIDDLLAVSASGPAYFFAFMEAMQTKAMEFGFSEQVARELVQQTAVGAAQMVIQNTDSISTLRENVTSKGGTTQAALNVFANGNLISLVGDSMEAAKQRSIEITESNN; encoded by the coding sequence ATGAAAAAAGTCGCATTTATCGGCGCAGGTAATATGAACAGCAGCATCTTAGTTGGCATGGTCAATCAAGGTTTTAACGCTAATGACATTATGGTAAGTAACCCTAGTGCGCCGAAACGTGAAGCGTTGGCTCAGCAATATGGCGTACAGCAAAGCGAGGACAATATAGTTGCCGCTAATTTTGCTGATGTAATTGTGCTAGGCGTAAAGCCACATTTTATTAGGCAAGTTTGTCGTGAGATCGCCGCACAAGTTGATATATCCAATAAATGTTTTATTTCGGTGGCCGCAGGCATTAGTCTCGCACAAATGCAATCTGAGTTAGGTGATAGCACTGCCATTATCCGCTGTATGCCAAATACCCCTTCCCAGCTTGGCATCGGGATGACAGGAGTGTTTGCCAATAGTGCAATTAAAGCTGATGATGAAGCGTTTACCAATTCATTACTAAACGGAATTGGTAAAGTGTTATGGCTACAAAGCGAAGCAGAAATTGACGACTTACTGGCAGTTTCAGCCTCAGGTCCCGCATATTTCTTCGCCTTTATGGAAGCCATGCAAACCAAAGCAATGGAGTTTGGTTTTAGTGAACAAGTTGCCCGAGAACTCGTGCAGCAAACAGCAGTAGGCGCAGCACAAATGGTGATCCAAAATACAGATTCAATATCTACATTGCGAGAAAATGTAACTTCAAAAGGCGGCACAACCCAAGCCGCTCTGAATGTATTTGCTAATGGTAACCTGATTAGTTTAGTAGGTGACTCTATGGAAGCGGCAAAACAACGTTCCATTGAAATTACAGAAAGTAACAACTAA
- a CDS encoding YggT family protein: MEALVYLLNFVFDAYLMILVLRVWLQAVRADFYNPFSQFVVKATNPVVIPFRKIIPGFAGIDMATLLVAFIIGCMKYSVLALIGGQAIEIMSLLFISFLFLIKQSGTLLFVIMLVMALMSWVVQSRSPAQMVFHQLTEPFLRPIRRIMPDLGGIDLSVLVAFIALNVINIFIGSVIPIWHYL; this comes from the coding sequence ATGGAAGCGTTAGTGTATTTGCTAAATTTTGTTTTTGATGCCTATTTAATGATTTTGGTGTTGAGAGTTTGGCTACAAGCGGTGCGAGCCGATTTTTATAACCCATTTAGTCAATTTGTAGTGAAAGCAACCAACCCGGTTGTGATCCCATTTAGAAAAATTATTCCTGGATTTGCCGGTATTGACATGGCGACATTATTGGTCGCGTTTATCATCGGCTGTATGAAATATTCAGTGCTGGCACTAATTGGCGGCCAGGCCATTGAAATAATGTCATTGCTGTTTATCAGCTTTCTATTTTTAATAAAACAAAGCGGTACTTTACTGTTTGTGATCATGCTGGTAATGGCATTAATGAGCTGGGTAGTACAAAGCCGCAGCCCTGCACAAATGGTATTTCATCAGTTAACCGAGCCATTTTTACGTCCTATTCGCCGTATAATGCCTGACTTAGGTGGCATAGATTTATCGGTATTAGTGGCATTTATAGCGCTAAACGTGATTAATATTTTCATCGGTAGTGTGATCCCAATTTGGCATTACCTATAA
- a CDS encoding DUF4426 domain-containing protein gives MFKFFTKSILLIVAVLGFSSVASAENMKKFDDIEVHYIGLPTTILQPDIAKTYGIERSRYRGFVNISVLDTSQEGNPALKVGISGKATNLLGQPMTLEFEEVKEGSAIYYITTVKYPNDELYRFDILINNNGKEHRLQFQQKFYIEQ, from the coding sequence ATGTTTAAATTCTTCACTAAAAGTATATTATTGATTGTTGCAGTTCTAGGTTTTAGCAGTGTTGCCAGTGCTGAGAATATGAAAAAATTTGACGATATAGAAGTTCATTATATTGGGCTTCCCACCACAATTTTACAACCTGACATTGCTAAAACCTATGGTATTGAGCGCAGTCGTTACCGCGGTTTTGTTAATATTTCTGTTTTAGATACAAGTCAAGAAGGCAACCCGGCTCTTAAGGTTGGTATTTCAGGAAAGGCGACAAACTTGCTTGGCCAACCAATGACGCTAGAGTTTGAAGAGGTTAAAGAAGGCAGCGCCATTTATTATATTACTACGGTTAAGTATCCAAATGATGAGTTATATCGTTTTGATATCTTAATTAACAATAATGGCAAAGAACATCGTTTACAATTCCAGCAAAAATTTTACATTGAGCAGTAA
- a CDS encoding XTP/dITP diphosphatase, which produces MNKIVLATGNKGKVKEFAEILSEHNIDIVPQSDFNVSEVAETGTTFVENAIIKARHAAKITGLPAIADDSGLEVDFLKGAPGIYSSRYAGENGNDSANNTKLLAALDGVSTSHRTARFQCVIVYMRHADDPTPIICQGSWEGEITTEQHGEEGFGYDPLFWLTDHAMTSAQLPRELKNQLSHRGKALAKLLQSFNT; this is translated from the coding sequence ATGAACAAAATCGTTTTAGCTACAGGTAACAAGGGAAAAGTTAAAGAGTTCGCTGAAATTCTAAGTGAGCATAATATCGACATAGTGCCACAAAGTGATTTTAACGTCAGCGAAGTTGCAGAAACTGGCACTACTTTTGTTGAGAACGCCATTATCAAGGCTCGTCATGCAGCAAAAATTACCGGTTTACCAGCAATAGCCGATGATTCAGGTTTAGAAGTTGACTTCCTTAAAGGAGCACCCGGTATTTACTCTTCTCGTTATGCTGGCGAGAACGGTAATGACAGTGCTAATAACACTAAATTATTGGCCGCCCTGGATGGTGTTTCTACATCACATAGAACCGCTCGTTTTCAATGTGTCATTGTTTATATGCGCCACGCCGATGATCCTACGCCAATTATTTGTCAAGGCAGTTGGGAAGGCGAAATTACCACTGAACAGCACGGTGAAGAAGGCTTTGGCTATGATCCATTATTTTGGTTAACAGACCATGCCATGACCTCGGCGCAATTACCTAGAGAGCTTAAAAACCAATTAAGTCACCGCGGCAAAGCATTAGCCAAGTTATTGCAAAGCTTTAACACCTAA
- the hemW gene encoding radical SAM family heme chaperone HemW, with product MLVSPPLSLYIHIPWCVQKCPYCDFNSHALKADIDEQAYIRHLLADLDNDIARFNIDRPLYSIFIGGGTPSLFSSEAIEQLLIEVFKRFKPDTDPNFKVEVTLEANPGTVEADKFKGFYQAGVNRISIGVQSFASDKLIKLGRIHDSEQAIRAAEIAQDCGISSFNLDLMHGLEQQSVAGALDDLKQAIALKPKHLSWYQLTIEPNTSFYSKPPTLPEDDVLWDIQEQGFKLLEQAGYKQYEISAYSKGDEFQCRHNLNYWQNGDYLGIGCGAHGKITVPSENNIYRTVKVKHPKGYMDDTRVHLDHIHSVPESERPFEYMMNRLRLFKPFSMSDYEAATGLPGDTVIEALQTAKNKKLVDQNNGYWQVTQHGHRYLNDLLSLFI from the coding sequence TTGTTAGTATCACCGCCATTATCTCTTTATATTCACATTCCCTGGTGTGTGCAAAAATGTCCTTATTGTGACTTTAATTCACATGCACTAAAAGCAGATATTGACGAACAAGCATACATTCGCCATTTACTTGCTGATTTAGATAACGACATTGCTCGCTTTAATATTGACCGACCATTGTATTCCATTTTTATTGGTGGCGGCACCCCAAGTTTATTCAGCAGCGAGGCTATAGAGCAACTGTTAATAGAAGTATTTAAACGATTTAAACCTGACACTGACCCTAATTTTAAGGTAGAAGTAACACTTGAGGCGAATCCGGGCACAGTAGAAGCAGATAAATTTAAGGGTTTTTATCAAGCTGGAGTTAATCGAATTTCAATTGGCGTACAAAGTTTCGCTTCAGATAAACTGATCAAACTTGGCCGAATACATGACAGTGAACAAGCCATACGCGCCGCCGAAATAGCCCAAGATTGCGGTATTAGCAGTTTTAATTTAGATTTAATGCACGGCCTTGAACAGCAGTCGGTTGCAGGCGCTTTAGATGATTTAAAGCAAGCGATTGCGTTAAAGCCAAAACACTTATCTTGGTATCAATTAACGATAGAGCCAAACACCTCGTTTTATTCAAAACCGCCAACATTACCAGAAGATGATGTATTGTGGGATATTCAAGAGCAAGGCTTTAAGCTGCTCGAACAGGCGGGCTATAAACAATATGAAATATCAGCATACAGTAAAGGCGATGAATTTCAGTGCCGACATAACCTGAACTATTGGCAAAATGGTGATTACTTGGGGATAGGCTGTGGCGCTCATGGTAAAATAACTGTACCTAGCGAAAACAATATTTACCGAACGGTGAAGGTAAAGCACCCTAAAGGTTATATGGATGATACCAGAGTGCACCTTGATCACATTCACAGTGTGCCTGAGTCTGAACGGCCATTTGAATATATGATGAACCGATTACGTTTGTTTAAGCCATTTAGCATGAGTGATTACGAAGCTGCGACAGGCTTACCTGGTGATACAGTTATAGAAGCCTTACAAACAGCTAAAAATAAGAAGTTGGTTGACCAGAACAATGGTTATTGGCAAGTTACTCAGCATGGTCATCGCTACCTCAATGATTTACTCAGCCTGTTTATTTAA
- the tadA gene encoding tRNA adenosine(34) deaminase TadA: MNIQQISCEQQLEIDQDFMRQAIVLAEQAETEGEIPVGAVLVCNGEVIAKGWNQSIQQHDPSAHAEMQAIRKAGPNMENYRMLDCTLYVTLEPCPMCAGLLVHSRIKRLVFAASDLKTGACGSVFNLVNNEKLNHQLEVTSGILQQECSTMLSAFFKRRRKEKKASKATKI, from the coding sequence ATGAATATTCAACAAATAAGCTGCGAGCAACAATTAGAAATTGATCAAGACTTTATGCGCCAAGCAATAGTACTTGCTGAACAAGCCGAAACCGAAGGTGAAATTCCTGTCGGTGCCGTGTTGGTTTGCAATGGCGAGGTTATAGCAAAAGGTTGGAACCAATCAATTCAACAGCATGATCCATCTGCCCATGCAGAAATGCAAGCAATTCGAAAAGCCGGACCAAATATGGAAAACTATCGAATGCTCGATTGTACTTTATACGTCACTTTAGAGCCTTGTCCAATGTGCGCAGGTTTATTGGTGCACAGTAGAATAAAGCGCTTGGTTTTTGCTGCCAGTGATTTAAAAACAGGCGCATGCGGTAGCGTGTTTAACTTAGTCAATAATGAAAAGTTAAACCATCAACTAGAGGTCACATCAGGGATATTACAGCAAGAATGCAGCACTATGCTGTCTGCGTTTTTTAAGCGCAGACGCAAAGAAAAAAAAGCAAGTAAAGCGACTAAAATATAA
- the mltF gene encoding membrane-bound lytic murein transglycosylase MltF, with amino-acid sequence MKKILYKFKNIATSLTSLLLVAAFLLTACSGPGEPSGLQQIIKRGKLKVGTLFGPNSYYLGATGPRGFEFELAQAYADYLGVELEIVPSYTLNELFPKIDTGEVDILAAGLSVTPERLTKYRFTPSYSNISQKLVFKQGREWPRKIEDFSGSLKVTEHSSHAENLQALQAEHPNLSWTVTDEFDSDELLLEVLEERLDFTIADSNSLAINRRYYPEISVAFTIQQPKPIAWVLSKEGDDALLASLVEFFGEAHHDGTILTLEDKYYGHIQEFNYVDTRTFIEAVESKLPKYKPLFERHGVDMDWRFLAAISYQESHWEPHARSYTGVRGMMMLTLPTAKQMGVKSRLDAEQSIKGGAKYFLQLINRIPARIKNPDRKWFALAAYNVGWGHMEDARVITERRGGDPDRWVDVKESLPLLKQRKYYKNTKYGYARGDEPVRYVENIRAYYDTLLFLEKGGSKEAEIDAEESKNDTSED; translated from the coding sequence ATGAAAAAAATACTCTATAAATTTAAAAACATAGCGACGTCTTTAACAAGTTTATTACTTGTTGCAGCTTTTCTGTTAACCGCTTGTAGTGGTCCAGGCGAACCCTCAGGGCTGCAACAAATTATTAAACGCGGCAAGCTAAAAGTCGGCACATTGTTTGGCCCTAATAGTTATTACCTTGGTGCTACAGGGCCGCGTGGATTTGAATTCGAACTAGCTCAAGCGTACGCTGATTATTTAGGGGTTGAGTTAGAAATAGTACCAAGCTATACCTTAAATGAATTATTTCCGAAAATAGATACAGGTGAAGTCGATATTCTTGCCGCCGGTTTATCAGTAACGCCAGAGCGCCTGACTAAATATCGATTTACTCCCAGCTATTCTAATATTAGTCAAAAGTTAGTATTCAAACAGGGGCGAGAATGGCCTCGCAAAATAGAAGATTTTTCCGGTAGCTTAAAAGTAACCGAGCATTCCAGCCATGCGGAAAACTTGCAAGCCTTACAAGCCGAACATCCAAATTTATCCTGGACGGTAACCGATGAATTTGATTCCGATGAGTTATTGCTGGAAGTTCTTGAAGAGCGACTGGACTTTACCATTGCTGACAGTAATAGCTTAGCAATTAACCGTCGTTATTACCCTGAAATAAGCGTCGCATTTACCATTCAACAACCAAAACCGATTGCCTGGGTATTAAGCAAAGAAGGCGATGACGCTTTGCTTGCCTCGCTGGTGGAATTTTTTGGTGAGGCTCATCATGATGGGACTATCCTAACACTTGAAGATAAGTATTATGGCCATATTCAAGAATTTAACTATGTTGATACTCGTACGTTTATTGAAGCAGTAGAAAGTAAATTGCCCAAATACAAACCATTATTTGAACGTCACGGTGTTGATATGGATTGGCGTTTTTTAGCGGCAATCAGCTATCAAGAATCTCATTGGGAGCCGCATGCTCGTTCTTATACCGGAGTTCGAGGCATGATGATGTTGACCTTGCCAACGGCAAAACAAATGGGCGTAAAAAGCCGGCTTGATGCTGAACAGAGTATAAAGGGCGGGGCGAAATATTTCTTACAGTTAATTAACCGTATTCCTGCACGTATTAAAAACCCGGATCGAAAATGGTTTGCTTTAGCCGCTTATAATGTTGGTTGGGGACATATGGAAGATGCAAGAGTGATCACCGAGCGTCGCGGTGGCGATCCTGATCGCTGGGTAGACGTGAAAGAATCTTTACCCTTGTTAAAACAACGAAAATATTATAAAAATACTAAGTACGGATATGCTCGTGGTGATGAACCGGTCCGTTATGTGGAAAATATTCGCGCCTATTACGATACGCTGTTATTTTTAGAAAAAGGTGGCAGTAAAGAAGCCGAAATAGATGCAGAAGAAAGTAAAAACGACACTAGCGAAGATTAG
- the purL gene encoding phosphoribosylformylglycinamidine synthase, producing the protein MEILRGAPALSDFRISKLLSQCEQLNLPVTDVYAEFMHFSHNSEVLNSDELNKLEKLLTYGPTIEEHEPAGTLLLVTPRPGTISPWSSKSTDIAHNCGLTNIIRLERGMAYYIQTSSELTNEQTLQLSNLIHDRMMEVIFTDINDANTLFATAEPTEYTTVDLLTGGRNALETANVELGLAISSDEIDYLLENFTSLGRNPTDIELYMFAQANSEHCRHKIFNADWTIDGQKQPKSLFKMIRNTHELNGDYVLSAYSDNAAVMVGSEAGRFFANPETKAYEYTQEDIQILMKVETHNHPTAISPYPGAATGSGGEIRDEGATGIGSKPKAGLVGFSVSNLRIPGFEQPWETDFGKPERIVTAFDIMMEGPLGGAAFNNEFGRPAILGYFRTYEEEVQSFNGMEVRGYHKPIMIAGGLGNIRDEHVQKGDIVVGASLIALGGPAMNIGLGGSAASSMASGQSAENLDFASVQRENPEMERRCQEVIDRCWQLGDDNPILFIHDVGAGGLSNAFPELVSDGGRGGNFELRNVPNDERSMSPLEIWCNESQERYVLAVAPERMDEFTAICERERAPFAVVGYATEEEHLTVTDNHFDNSPIDLSLDILLGKTPKLHRDVERLTQTGAELELNDIALADAADRILRLPTVAEKTFLITIGDRTVTGMVNRDQMVGPWQVPVADCGVTAAALDSYHGEAMALGERTPVALLNFGASARLAVAESLTNIAGTDIGDLNRIKLSANWMSAAGHPGEDAGLYEAVHAIGEELCPALGLTIPVGKDSMSMKTKWTENGEDKSVTAPMSLVITAFGRVEDIRKTVTPQLRTDKGDSRIVAIDLSKGKNRLGGSCIAQVYKQLGQNTPDVDSPETLKNFFIAMQRLVREEKLLAYHDRSDGGLFTTVAEMAFAGHTGVDIDISKLAGDDLSVLFNEELGAVIQIREDDVDAVHALIDELGITDCFTDIGRINNEDVIRFSRNGEEVLANSRTYYRTVWAETTFKMQSLRDNPDCAEQEHALKFDTEDPGLNTELTFDLNEDIVSDLIAKDAVDETNPKVAILREQGVNSHVEMAAAFDRAGFLTIDVHMSDILGGRVDLADFKGLVACGGFSYGDVLGAGEGWAKSILFHDDVREMFRTFFHREDTFSLGVCNGCQMLSNLKEIIPGSELWPHFVQNKSERFEARFSLVEIQESPSIFFKGMEGSRMPIAVSHGEGHAEFKSEEAIGAANDSGTVSARYVDNYGQVTETYPSNPNGSPDGITSLTTTDGRVTIMMPHPERVFRTVANSWHPDEWLEDSPWVRMFRNARKFVG; encoded by the coding sequence ATGGAAATCTTACGCGGCGCACCTGCGCTTTCCGATTTCAGAATTAGTAAATTGCTTTCACAATGTGAGCAATTAAATCTTCCTGTAACAGACGTTTACGCTGAATTCATGCACTTTTCACACAACAGTGAAGTATTAAACAGTGATGAATTAAACAAACTGGAAAAATTATTAACCTACGGCCCAACTATCGAAGAGCATGAGCCTGCAGGTACGTTACTATTGGTAACACCACGTCCGGGTACTATTTCACCTTGGTCTTCAAAGTCTACTGATATTGCTCACAACTGTGGTTTAACCAACATCATTCGTTTAGAACGAGGGATGGCTTACTACATTCAAACCAGCAGTGAATTAACTAATGAGCAAACATTGCAACTTAGCAATTTAATTCATGATCGCATGATGGAAGTAATTTTTACTGACATTAATGACGCAAATACCTTGTTTGCAACTGCTGAGCCAACTGAATATACCACTGTTGATTTATTAACTGGTGGCCGCAATGCGTTAGAAACAGCAAACGTTGAATTAGGTTTAGCAATATCAAGCGATGAAATTGACTATCTGTTAGAGAACTTCACCAGCTTAGGTCGTAATCCTACCGATATTGAATTATATATGTTTGCGCAAGCAAACTCAGAGCATTGTCGCCATAAAATATTCAACGCCGATTGGACTATTGACGGACAAAAACAACCTAAGTCATTATTTAAAATGATCCGTAATACCCACGAATTAAATGGTGATTACGTATTAAGTGCCTACTCAGATAACGCCGCGGTTATGGTTGGTTCAGAAGCAGGTCGCTTCTTTGCTAACCCAGAAACAAAAGCTTATGAGTATACGCAAGAAGACATTCAAATTTTAATGAAAGTTGAGACTCATAATCACCCTACTGCAATTTCTCCTTACCCTGGCGCAGCTACAGGTTCAGGTGGTGAAATTCGTGATGAAGGTGCTACCGGTATTGGTTCTAAACCAAAAGCTGGTTTAGTTGGTTTCAGTGTTTCAAACTTACGTATTCCTGGTTTTGAACAACCATGGGAAACAGACTTTGGTAAGCCAGAGCGTATAGTTACTGCCTTTGATATTATGATGGAAGGCCCATTAGGCGGCGCAGCATTTAATAATGAATTTGGTCGTCCGGCAATTCTTGGTTACTTCCGTACTTATGAAGAAGAAGTACAATCGTTTAACGGCATGGAAGTTCGTGGTTACCACAAACCAATTATGATTGCCGGTGGTTTAGGTAACATTCGTGATGAACACGTACAAAAAGGCGATATTGTTGTTGGCGCCAGCTTAATTGCATTAGGTGGCCCGGCAATGAACATTGGCCTTGGTGGCAGCGCGGCATCTAGTATGGCGTCAGGCCAATCGGCTGAAAACTTGGATTTTGCTTCTGTACAACGTGAGAACCCTGAAATGGAACGTCGTTGTCAGGAAGTGATTGACCGTTGTTGGCAGTTAGGCGATGACAACCCTATTTTATTCATCCACGATGTGGGTGCTGGTGGTTTATCAAACGCATTCCCTGAGCTGGTTTCTGATGGTGGCCGTGGTGGTAACTTTGAACTACGTAACGTACCAAACGATGAGCGCAGCATGTCTCCGCTTGAAATTTGGTGTAACGAATCACAAGAACGTTATGTTTTAGCAGTTGCTCCTGAGCGCATGGACGAATTCACTGCAATTTGTGAACGTGAGCGTGCACCTTTTGCGGTTGTTGGTTATGCCACAGAAGAAGAGCACTTAACGGTTACAGATAACCATTTTGATAACAGCCCAATTGATTTATCTCTTGATATTTTATTAGGTAAAACGCCTAAGCTGCACCGAGACGTTGAGCGTTTAACACAAACAGGCGCCGAGCTTGAGTTAAATGATATTGCTTTAGCCGATGCCGCAGATCGTATTTTACGATTACCAACAGTTGCAGAGAAAACATTCCTAATCACCATTGGTGACCGTACGGTTACCGGTATGGTTAACCGCGATCAAATGGTTGGTCCTTGGCAGGTTCCAGTGGCCGACTGTGGTGTTACCGCAGCAGCACTAGACAGCTATCATGGTGAAGCGATGGCTCTTGGTGAAAGAACACCAGTTGCCCTATTAAACTTTGGTGCATCGGCTCGTTTAGCAGTAGCAGAGTCGTTAACCAATATTGCCGGTACTGACATTGGCGATTTAAACCGTATTAAATTATCTGCTAACTGGATGTCAGCTGCAGGTCACCCAGGTGAAGACGCAGGTTTATATGAAGCTGTTCACGCCATTGGTGAAGAGCTTTGTCCAGCGCTTGGTTTAACTATTCCAGTTGGTAAAGACTCGATGAGTATGAAAACCAAGTGGACAGAGAACGGTGAAGACAAGTCAGTTACTGCACCTATGTCTCTAGTAATTACCGCTTTTGGTCGTGTAGAAGATATTCGTAAAACTGTTACTCCACAGCTACGCACTGACAAAGGCGATAGCCGCATTGTTGCCATTGACCTTTCTAAAGGCAAAAATCGCCTAGGTGGTTCATGTATCGCTCAGGTTTATAAGCAACTAGGTCAAAATACACCAGACGTAGATAGCCCAGAAACATTGAAGAACTTCTTTATTGCAATGCAACGTTTAGTACGTGAAGAAAAACTTCTTGCTTATCATGATCGCTCTGACGGTGGTTTATTTACTACCGTTGCTGAAATGGCATTTGCCGGTCACACTGGTGTTGATATCGACATTTCAAAACTTGCGGGTGATGATTTAAGCGTATTATTTAATGAAGAGCTAGGCGCGGTAATTCAAATTCGTGAAGACGACGTTGATGCTGTTCATGCACTAATTGATGAACTTGGTATTACTGATTGCTTCACTGATATTGGCCGAATTAACAATGAAGACGTTATTCGATTTAGCCGTAATGGTGAAGAAGTACTCGCTAACTCTCGTACTTATTACCGTACCGTTTGGGCTGAAACTACGTTTAAGATGCAGTCTTTACGTGATAACCCTGATTGTGCAGAGCAAGAGCATGCGCTTAAGTTCGACACTGAAGATCCTGGTTTAAACACTGAACTAACATTTGATCTTAACGAAGACATAGTTAGCGATCTTATTGCTAAAGATGCAGTAGATGAAACGAACCCTAAAGTTGCAATTTTACGTGAGCAAGGTGTTAACTCTCATGTTGAGATGGCAGCAGCATTTGACCGCGCTGGCTTCTTAACCATTGATGTACACATGTCTGACATTTTAGGCGGCCGTGTAGATTTAGCCGACTTTAAAGGCTTAGTTGCTTGTGGTGGCTTCTCTTACGGTGACGTACTAGGTGCTGGTGAAGGTTGGGCTAAATCAATCTTGTTCCACGATGATGTTCGTGAAATGTTCCGCACATTCTTCCACCGTGAAGATACGTTCTCACTAGGTGTATGTAATGGCTGTCAGATGCTTTCTAACTTAAAAGAAATCATTCCTGGCAGTGAATTATGGCCACACTTTGTACAGAACAAATCAGAGCGTTTTGAAGCACGCTTTTCATTAGTTGAAATTCAAGAATCTCCATCTATCTTCTTTAAAGGTATGGAAGGTTCACGTATGCCAATTGCTGTGTCACACGGTGAAGGTCATGCAGAATTTAAATCAGAAGAGGCTATCGGCGCAGCTAACGATTCAGGCACAGTATCAGCACGTTATGTTGACAACTACGGTCAAGTTACTGAAACATATCCATCAAACCCTAACGGTTCACCAGATGGTATTACGTCACTAACGACCACAGATGGTCGTGTAACCATTATGATGCCACATCCTGAACGAGTATTTAGAACAGTTGCCAATTCTTGGCATCCGGATGAGTGGTTAGAAGATTCTCCTTGGGTGAGAATGTTCCGCAACGCTCGTAAGTTTGTTGGTTAA